A region from the Thermodesulfobacteriota bacterium genome encodes:
- a CDS encoding O-methyltransferase translates to MAALNNFADYIVNPQIEEYLRSLEPTDDIILKEMEELGRERGFPIVGPLVGRLLHQLALAIGAERIFEMGSGFGYSAYWFAKALSDGGTLFFTDFSNDNGKLALSFFKRAEINNRIKIHVGDSLSILDTIPGHFDIIFNDIDKERYPLVVEKAYNRLRKGGLLIADNLLWFGRVLRNDDSSSTKGVKEFTRLLLSEKGFLTTIIPIRDGISISLKL, encoded by the coding sequence ATGGCCGCTTTGAATAATTTCGCAGATTATATCGTAAATCCACAAATCGAGGAATATCTAAGGAGCCTGGAACCGACAGATGACATTATACTGAAGGAGATGGAAGAGCTCGGCAGAGAAAGGGGTTTCCCAATCGTGGGACCGCTCGTCGGAAGGCTACTTCATCAGTTAGCCTTGGCCATAGGCGCAGAAAGGATCTTTGAGATGGGCTCAGGCTTTGGATACTCCGCATATTGGTTCGCTAAAGCACTTAGTGATGGCGGTACATTATTCTTCACAGACTTTTCTAATGATAATGGTAAACTTGCCCTAAGTTTTTTTAAGCGTGCCGAGATTAACAACAGAATAAAGATCCACGTTGGGGACTCACTATCAATCCTGGATACAATACCGGGGCATTTTGATATAATATTCAATGACATAGACAAAGAACGCTACCCATTAGTAGTTGAAAAGGCCTACAACAGGCTGAGAAAAGGGGGTCTTCTCATCGCTGACAATCTCCTTTGGTTCGGAAGGGTATTAAGAAACGACGATTCTTCAAGCACAAAAGGGGTAAAGGAATTTACAAGGCTTCTTCTTTCTGAAAAAGGGTTCCTCACCACTATCATCCCAATAAGAGACGGAATTTCAATCAGTCTAAAGCTCTGA
- a CDS encoding GNAT family N-acetyltransferase — translation MSGKKRKEGFFIEPLKDSHDRAEFSCGIEELDRYFKNQAGQDARRKVAAPFVLIDGATGIVAGFYTLSMRSVLLAELPAGVRKKLPRYPDVPVVLLGRMGVDVKYQRRGLGEALLFDALKRSYETRTEIAAIAVIVDAKHGAESFYLKYGFLRFSEQENRLFLPMKTIQALLKNKV, via the coding sequence GTGAGCGGAAAGAAGCGGAAAGAAGGGTTTTTCATTGAACCCCTGAAAGACTCGCATGACCGCGCAGAGTTTTCGTGCGGCATTGAGGAGCTGGACAGATATTTCAAAAATCAGGCGGGGCAGGATGCGCGCCGCAAGGTTGCTGCGCCCTTCGTGCTGATCGATGGCGCAACGGGAATAGTGGCGGGTTTTTATACGCTGTCCATGCGCAGTGTTCTGCTGGCGGAGTTGCCGGCAGGCGTTCGAAAGAAGCTTCCCCGATATCCTGATGTGCCCGTGGTTCTGCTCGGCCGCATGGGCGTTGACGTTAAATACCAACGCAGGGGCTTGGGGGAAGCGCTTTTATTCGATGCGCTGAAACGCAGTTATGAAACCAGGACGGAGATTGCAGCTATTGCCGTGATTGTCGATGCCAAGCACGGCGCGGAAAGCTTTTATTTGAAGTACGGTTTTCTGCGGTTCTCCGAACAAGAAAACCGGCTGTTTTTGCCGATGAAGACGATTCAAGCTCTGCTTAAAAATAAAGTATGA
- a CDS encoding DUF1778 domain-containing protein, translating into KEDLTKEARLEARTTSRVKELIQHAADLEGRSVSDFVIEHAREAAEDVIEKHSHIRLLAKDSASFVEALLNPPAPHERLKRAARRHKELIKDK; encoded by the coding sequence AAGGAAGATCTTACAAAAGAAGCGCGGCTTGAGGCGCGGACAACGTCCCGCGTCAAGGAGCTGATACAGCACGCAGCGGATCTGGAAGGGCGCAGCGTGAGCGATTTTGTCATTGAGCATGCGCGGGAGGCGGCCGAGGACGTCATTGAAAAGCATAGCCACATCAGATTGTTGGCCAAGGACAGCGCATCGTTTGTGGAAGCGCTGCTGAATCCGCCGGCGCCACATGAAAGGCTGAAAAGAGCGGCGCGCCGCCATAAAGAACTGATAAAAGATAAGTGA
- a CDS encoding 2-oxoacid:acceptor oxidoreductase subunit alpha produces the protein MERPEERLDKVTVKFAGDSGDGIQVLGDQFGNVTAVVGNDFATLPDFPAEIRAPQGTTFGVSSYQIQFASYDIHTPGDKPDVLVAFNPAALKVNMQFVKPGGIIVVNEDEFTEQNLKKAGFDSNPLEDDSLHSFRVYKVPITKLTLEALMDETVGHRDKLRCKNFLALGVISWLFSRPLDPVINFLNKRFSSKKEIMEANIKALKAGYNICDTMEIFPVHYQIPPAKLQPGKYRNVNGSLATVYGLIVASEKSKLPLIYSGYPITPASDILQLLSALKHHGAVSIQTEDEIAAIAMAIGSCYTGVLGVTGTSGPGLALKIEALNLAVMTELPLVVFDFQRSGISTGLPTKTEQGDLLFALFGRPSDSHVIVLAPCSPSDCFWTSIEAIKLATKYMTPVVVLSEQFLLHSSEPWKLPDIDKIPPIEVNFRTDPDGFYPYMRDDKTFARPWVKLGTPGLEHRIGGLEKSNISGNVSYDPENHDFMTKTRAQKIQKVLQDIPDVEVTGHPEAEMIVVGWGSTYGHIKAAVELAMQDGMKISMTQLRHLNPLPKNLGDVLRSYKKVLVPELNLGQLNFVLRGKYLVDTKGYDRITGKPFDVSELLEFFREEYKGLKKH, from the coding sequence ATGGAAAGGCCAGAAGAAAGACTCGATAAAGTCACTGTAAAATTTGCAGGGGATTCCGGAGACGGTATTCAGGTATTGGGAGACCAGTTTGGAAATGTTACCGCAGTCGTCGGTAATGATTTTGCCACGTTGCCCGACTTCCCCGCAGAAATTAGAGCACCTCAAGGTACAACATTTGGGGTATCCTCCTACCAAATTCAATTTGCATCATACGATATCCACACACCTGGCGATAAGCCCGATGTGCTGGTCGCATTCAATCCGGCTGCTCTCAAGGTAAACATGCAATTCGTAAAACCGGGTGGAATAATTGTGGTAAATGAAGACGAATTTACCGAACAAAACCTTAAAAAAGCTGGTTTCGACTCCAATCCCCTTGAAGATGATTCACTGCATTCCTTTAGGGTGTATAAGGTGCCAATAACAAAGCTTACACTTGAAGCACTCATGGATGAGACTGTTGGACACAGGGACAAGCTTAGATGCAAGAATTTTCTGGCACTCGGGGTGATTTCCTGGCTATTCTCCCGGCCACTAGATCCAGTAATAAATTTCCTAAATAAGCGTTTCTCGTCCAAGAAAGAAATTATGGAAGCCAATATCAAAGCATTAAAAGCGGGTTATAACATTTGCGACACGATGGAAATTTTCCCAGTGCACTATCAGATTCCACCGGCAAAGCTACAACCAGGGAAATACAGGAATGTTAACGGTTCACTTGCCACTGTATATGGATTGATTGTAGCCTCAGAAAAGTCTAAACTGCCGCTCATTTATTCAGGTTATCCTATCACGCCGGCAAGTGATATATTACAACTGCTTTCCGCTTTAAAGCACCACGGTGCTGTTTCAATACAAACGGAAGACGAGATAGCAGCAATAGCTATGGCTATAGGGTCTTGCTATACTGGGGTGCTTGGCGTAACTGGGACTAGCGGACCGGGGCTTGCTTTGAAAATAGAGGCACTCAACCTCGCTGTTATGACGGAATTGCCACTGGTGGTCTTTGATTTCCAGCGTTCAGGCATTTCAACAGGGCTGCCTACAAAAACCGAACAAGGGGATCTGCTTTTCGCTCTGTTTGGAAGACCTTCTGACTCTCATGTAATTGTACTGGCACCATGCTCACCCTCAGACTGCTTCTGGACATCCATTGAAGCCATAAAGCTAGCCACCAAGTATATGACGCCTGTAGTTGTTCTTTCTGAGCAGTTTCTCCTTCATTCTTCAGAGCCATGGAAATTACCGGATATAGATAAGATACCTCCAATAGAGGTAAACTTCCGAACTGATCCAGATGGTTTTTATCCGTATATGAGGGATGATAAGACATTTGCTAGGCCATGGGTAAAATTAGGCACCCCGGGACTTGAGCATAGGATTGGTGGTCTTGAAAAAAGCAATATATCCGGAAACGTCTCTTACGACCCCGAAAATCACGATTTCATGACCAAGACACGGGCGCAAAAGATACAAAAGGTCCTGCAAGATATTCCCGACGTAGAGGTTACAGGGCACCCTGAAGCTGAAATGATTGTGGTAGGTTGGGGAAGCACATACGGACATATTAAGGCAGCCGTTGAATTGGCAATGCAGGACGGTATGAAAATATCGATGACCCAGCTCAGACACCTCAATCCATTGCCAAAAAATCTTGGAGACGTACTTAGAAGTTACAAAAAGGTGCTAGTTCCCGAATTAAACCTCGGACAGCTCAACTTTGTCCTTCGTGGCAAGTATCTTGTTGACACAAAGGGTTACGATAGAATCACAGGAAAACCTTTTGACGTTAGTGAACTATTAGAATTCTTCAGAGAAGAGTATAAAGGACTTAAAAAGCATTAA
- a CDS encoding cob(I)yrinic acid a,c-diamide adenosyltransferase, which translates to MAKKRITKVYTRTGDKGLTSLIGGKRVSKDSTRVDAYGEIDELNAVLGIVRSQAKDDEIKTIISVIQNDLFIIGADLASPMDILAPRIKPDSVEKLERTIDKFLKELEPLKEFILPTGRGGGHYLHLARTVARRAERSIVKLKREEEINENVLKYINRLSDLLFVMARIENKRSGFEEAFADFGN; encoded by the coding sequence ATGGCCAAGAAAAGAATAACAAAGGTCTATACTCGAACCGGGGACAAAGGTTTAACCTCACTTATCGGCGGGAAGAGGGTAAGTAAGGACTCTACAAGGGTGGATGCTTACGGGGAGATAGATGAGCTTAATGCAGTGCTGGGAATAGTACGATCTCAAGCCAAGGACGATGAAATAAAGACAATTATTTCAGTTATTCAGAATGATCTTTTCATTATTGGTGCAGATCTTGCCAGTCCAATGGATATCCTGGCACCAAGGATAAAACCCGATAGTGTAGAAAAGCTTGAGCGAACAATCGATAAATTTCTTAAGGAGCTCGAACCACTGAAGGAGTTCATTCTTCCAACCGGTAGGGGCGGAGGACATTATCTTCACCTCGCAAGAACGGTTGCGAGAAGGGCCGAAAGAAGTATCGTGAAGCTTAAGAGAGAAGAAGAAATCAATGAAAACGTGTTGAAGTACATAAATAGGTTATCTGATTTGTTATTCGTAATGGCTAGAATTGAGAACAAGCGCTCTGGTTTTGAAGAAGCATTCGCAGATTTTGGAAATTAA
- a CDS encoding transcriptional regulator yields MSKAGKEIITGAKQALAYLKGDKTKERAYKVRNRDIDVKAIREKLQMTQEVFSETFAIPVSTLKKWETNNRVPEGPTKASVTVIEKTRMR; encoded by the coding sequence ATGAGCAAGGCAGGAAAGGAAATTATTACAGGTGCGAAGCAGGCTCTGGCTTATCTCAAAGGAGATAAAACCAAAGAGCGCGCCTACAAGGTACGCAACAGAGATATAGATGTCAAAGCAATCCGTGAAAAACTTCAGATGACACAGGAAGTTTTTTCCGAGACTTTTGCGATCCCTGTATCGACATTAAAAAAATGGGAAACCAATAATCGTGTGCCCGAAGGCCCGACCAAGGCTTCTGTGACAGTCATTGAGAAAACCCGCATGAGGTAA
- the glnD gene encoding [protein-PII] uridylyltransferase yields the protein MPSKKEDGYQGVKLRYKEKQYELKKLHDKRTLSGIAFSQRLSLITDELIKESLKHLGLPHLNGISIIATGGYGRKELCPYSDIDLLFLYSPTKKSLVEGTAQKLLYSLWDLNLQLGHSIRTIDECFEISLNEDTTILTSLLDGRFITGDRKVYNKYDRRLFLEFLPTISSRFIEKKLEENEQRIDKFGRSIYLLEPNIKEGEGGLRDIHAALWIAQAKFKLKEFRELLYKGILTERELNVFKKGLDFLLQIRTQLHYLAGRAENILRFDYQEKIARFLGYKDTELPAVERFMRIYYLRGNLIKEQSKKLIDRCVFRPKLSFGSQKTVLLDKGLIIQGGMLSASSRRIFHDHPQNFIKCFEYADKYNIKMSKYLSDLIRENVKLIDENVRNDPGLNSSFLSLLSNGKAVSNTLFEMNRLRLLGHYIPEFEKIVCMVQHDAYHVYTVDIHSIFMIREIENLIAGKYEKEFLFLTKISRNISKRHILYLACLLHDIGKGEGRDHSQKGAQMIPKIAERIGLTIEENEKLQFIVKHHLIMPHFSQRRDLHDESLIIRFAKSVKTVETLSLLYLLSFADVRSVGPDVWTNWKGMLLEELYLRTAAILDEEEFEKESLEERAKRFTRDVINLVKEEILENWVKKILRGMPHSYFAGYSPQKIAYHLKLIKKFAKTVAMDVVFHPSEEYDEFTFWGFDKPGIFSHLCGVLAGNGINILGARIVTRDDGRILDVFYVNRLGKSTHTEKDLWSKVNEDLNDVLKGKAEVGQIVSRRKKYGPIYVKTIPKHPARVEIDNESSESSTIIDVYTYDRVGLLYDITRAITNLGLSITYAKISTKVDQVADVFYVNEINGGKVHDPKKLNQIKSIFNTIDSENQ from the coding sequence ATGCCTTCAAAAAAAGAAGATGGGTATCAAGGCGTCAAACTACGCTACAAGGAAAAACAATATGAGTTAAAGAAGCTTCACGATAAACGAACCCTTTCAGGCATAGCGTTCTCACAAAGATTGTCTCTTATCACAGATGAACTAATCAAAGAATCTCTAAAACATCTTGGCCTCCCTCATCTCAACGGCATCTCGATAATTGCAACTGGAGGCTATGGAAGAAAAGAGCTTTGTCCATACTCCGATATAGACCTGTTGTTCCTATATTCACCAACGAAAAAATCATTAGTAGAAGGGACAGCACAAAAACTACTGTATTCTCTTTGGGATCTAAATCTTCAACTCGGTCATTCCATTAGGACAATTGACGAGTGTTTCGAAATCTCCCTTAACGAAGACACAACAATTCTCACGTCACTTCTCGACGGTAGATTCATTACTGGCGATAGGAAAGTATATAATAAATATGATAGAAGGCTCTTTCTTGAATTTCTTCCAACGATCTCGTCGAGGTTTATTGAAAAGAAATTAGAAGAAAATGAACAGAGGATCGACAAATTTGGTAGATCAATTTATCTCCTCGAACCAAATATAAAAGAAGGAGAAGGCGGCCTGCGAGACATCCACGCAGCACTGTGGATTGCACAAGCAAAATTCAAGCTTAAGGAATTTAGAGAGCTCCTCTATAAAGGTATTCTGACTGAAAGGGAGCTCAATGTATTCAAAAAGGGATTGGATTTCCTACTTCAAATTAGAACGCAACTCCATTATTTAGCCGGAAGAGCAGAAAATATACTCAGGTTTGATTATCAGGAGAAAATTGCAAGGTTTCTTGGCTATAAAGATACAGAGCTACCCGCAGTAGAACGTTTTATGAGAATTTATTATCTCAGGGGAAATCTAATTAAAGAACAATCCAAGAAACTGATCGACAGATGCGTTTTTAGACCAAAACTTAGCTTCGGCTCTCAGAAGACAGTGCTCCTGGATAAAGGCCTTATCATTCAGGGAGGAATGCTCTCTGCTTCTAGCCGTAGAATCTTCCACGACCATCCTCAAAACTTCATTAAATGCTTTGAATACGCCGATAAATACAACATTAAAATGAGTAAATACCTGTCGGATTTAATCCGTGAAAACGTGAAGCTCATAGACGAAAATGTAAGAAATGACCCAGGGCTTAATTCTTCGTTCCTAAGTCTACTATCAAATGGTAAAGCCGTATCCAATACGCTTTTTGAAATGAATCGTCTTCGTCTTCTTGGTCATTATATTCCCGAATTTGAGAAAATAGTATGCATGGTCCAGCATGACGCATACCATGTTTATACTGTGGATATACACTCAATTTTCATGATTAGAGAAATTGAAAATCTCATTGCTGGAAAATACGAAAAGGAGTTCCTTTTTCTCACAAAAATCTCTAGAAATATTTCAAAACGACATATACTTTATCTGGCCTGCCTTCTGCATGATATAGGAAAGGGAGAGGGTAGGGATCATTCTCAAAAAGGCGCACAGATGATTCCGAAAATCGCCGAACGAATAGGTCTTACAATTGAAGAAAACGAGAAACTTCAATTTATAGTTAAACATCATCTTATAATGCCCCATTTCTCCCAGAGGCGAGATCTTCATGACGAAAGCCTAATAATTCGATTCGCCAAATCGGTAAAAACTGTGGAAACCCTCTCGTTACTGTATCTACTCTCATTTGCAGACGTTAGATCGGTAGGTCCCGACGTATGGACAAACTGGAAAGGGATGCTCCTTGAAGAGCTTTATCTCAGGACCGCAGCGATATTGGATGAGGAGGAATTTGAGAAGGAAAGTCTAGAGGAAAGAGCGAAGAGGTTTACAAGAGATGTCATTAACCTTGTAAAAGAGGAAATCTTAGAGAACTGGGTAAAAAAAATTCTAAGAGGCATGCCCCACTCATATTTTGCAGGTTATTCCCCACAAAAGATTGCCTATCATTTGAAATTGATTAAAAAATTTGCCAAAACGGTAGCAATGGATGTGGTTTTTCATCCCAGTGAAGAGTATGATGAGTTTACATTCTGGGGATTCGATAAGCCTGGTATCTTCTCCCATCTGTGTGGAGTGCTCGCCGGAAACGGGATTAATATTTTGGGCGCCAGAATCGTAACCCGTGATGACGGAAGAATCCTAGACGTGTTTTATGTAAACCGGCTTGGAAAATCCACCCATACGGAGAAAGATCTATGGTCTAAGGTAAACGAGGACCTCAACGATGTATTGAAGGGTAAGGCAGAGGTAGGACAGATTGTCTCCAGGAGAAAAAAATACGGACCTATCTATGTAAAGACGATCCCCAAACATCCAGCACGTGTAGAAATAGATAATGAATCCTCCGAATCCTCAACAATCATAGATGTTTATACATATGACCGTGTAGGACTCCTGTACGACATAACAAGAGCCATAACCAATCTGGGACTTTCAATTACATACGCAAAAATCTCCACTAAGGTCGACCAGGTAGCAGATGTTTTTTATGTGAACGAAATAAATGGTGGGAAGGTCCACGATCCAAAGAAACTGAATCAAATTAAATCGATATTCAATACGATAGATTCCGAAAATCAATGA
- the nadB gene encoding L-aspartate oxidase: protein MLQSEKLADKKLEAPFLIVGSGLAGLYAALYASNFGDVILLTKSTLEESNSYWAQGGIAAAIDPEDSPLYHLEDTINAGRGICNKKAVEILVREGRERVFDLINLGMKFDSTDKGFELGLEGGHTKRRVLHSGGNSTGKEIVEFLISSVKKLKGIKILENTAVEKLISDGKRCFGALAFRETPLNRMPILSGATILATGGAGALYSRTTNPPGATGEGISLAYRSGAEVTDIEFVQFHPTTLYAKNGGSFLISEAVRGEGAYLLNKDGERFMLRYHELGELAPRDIVSKAIFNEMKTSGQNYVFLSLKHLDKVFVRKRFANIHNMCSKSGIDISNDLIPVAPAAHYTIGGVKTGLMGETNIECLFASGEVACTGVHGANRLASNSLLECIVFAKRAVDAARNNGASIKNIYPESIKKYNQSFLGQQGSQNEVFSKIKKIISDLMNQNVGIIRSDEGLRNSITELEKISMSTNELRGYYKHRIQDILELCKLTANAALLRKESRGVHIREDFPDEDPQFRAHIVWKRGFEPSIIKCN, encoded by the coding sequence ATGCTCCAGTCCGAAAAATTAGCAGATAAAAAGCTTGAAGCGCCTTTTCTCATTGTAGGCAGTGGGTTAGCAGGACTTTATGCCGCCCTCTACGCTTCAAATTTTGGCGATGTAATTCTGCTTACAAAATCTACGCTTGAAGAGAGCAATAGCTATTGGGCACAGGGTGGCATAGCCGCCGCAATTGACCCAGAAGACTCACCACTATATCACCTTGAAGACACAATCAACGCCGGACGGGGTATATGCAATAAAAAAGCCGTCGAGATACTTGTCCGAGAGGGTAGGGAAAGAGTCTTTGATCTAATAAATCTCGGAATGAAGTTTGACTCTACTGATAAGGGCTTTGAGCTCGGGTTAGAAGGCGGACACACAAAAAGACGAGTTCTCCACTCGGGTGGGAATTCAACCGGAAAAGAAATTGTTGAATTTTTGATATCTTCCGTAAAAAAGTTAAAAGGAATTAAGATACTGGAAAATACAGCCGTAGAGAAACTGATATCCGATGGGAAAAGATGTTTCGGGGCATTAGCCTTCAGAGAAACACCCTTGAATAGGATGCCCATCCTCTCAGGTGCGACCATACTCGCAACTGGTGGTGCCGGCGCACTATATTCAAGAACCACAAACCCCCCAGGCGCAACAGGAGAAGGTATTTCGCTGGCCTATAGATCGGGTGCTGAAGTCACCGATATTGAATTTGTGCAGTTTCACCCAACAACACTCTACGCAAAGAACGGCGGTAGCTTCCTGATCAGCGAAGCCGTAAGGGGTGAAGGTGCCTATCTCCTGAATAAGGATGGTGAAAGATTCATGCTTCGTTACCACGAGCTCGGAGAGCTAGCCCCGAGGGATATAGTGTCAAAGGCGATATTTAATGAAATGAAAACATCAGGCCAAAACTACGTATTCCTATCTCTAAAACACCTAGACAAAGTGTTTGTAAGAAAACGTTTTGCAAATATACATAATATGTGCTCTAAATCGGGGATCGATATCAGCAATGATTTAATTCCGGTAGCCCCGGCTGCCCACTATACCATTGGAGGTGTTAAAACAGGTCTTATGGGAGAAACCAATATCGAATGTCTCTTTGCATCTGGAGAGGTTGCGTGCACAGGCGTTCACGGCGCCAACAGATTGGCAAGTAACTCACTTCTTGAGTGCATCGTGTTCGCCAAACGAGCGGTTGACGCTGCAAGAAATAATGGCGCATCTATTAAAAACATCTATCCCGAGTCTATCAAAAAATACAATCAATCCTTTCTTGGTCAACAAGGTTCTCAAAATGAGGTATTTTCTAAAATCAAAAAGATTATCTCAGATTTAATGAACCAAAACGTTGGAATCATTCGTAGTGACGAGGGATTAAGAAATTCAATCACAGAACTAGAAAAAATATCGATGTCAACGAATGAACTACGCGGTTATTATAAGCACAGGATACAAGATATCCTTGAACTCTGTAAACTCACCGCAAATGCAGCCCTCCTGAGGAAGGAATCAAGGGGAGTACACATCAGGGAGGATTTTCCGGACGAAGATCCACAATTTAGGGCTCATATCGTGTGGAAAAGAGGATTCGAACCGTCAATAATCAAGTGTAACTAA